In one window of Onychomys torridus chromosome 5, mOncTor1.1, whole genome shotgun sequence DNA:
- the Scoc gene encoding short coiled-coil protein: MMNADMDAVDAENQVELEEKTRLINQVLELQHTLEDLSARVDAVKEENLKLKSENQVLGQYIENLMSASSVFQTTDTKSRRK; the protein is encoded by the exons ATGATGAACGCTGACATGGATG cagtggatgctgagaatcaggTGGAACTGGAAGAAAAGACTCGGCTTATCAATCAGGTGTTGGAACTCCAGCACACGCTTGAAG ATCTTTCGGCAAGAGTAGATGCAGTTAAGGAAGAAAACCTGAAGCTAAAATCGGAAAATCAAGTTCTTGGACAATACATAGAAAACCTCATGTCTGCTTCTAGTGTTTTCCAGACAACGGATACGAAGAGCAGAAGGAAGTAA
- the Clgn gene encoding calmegin, whose translation MVSMRVQGVGLCLSLLFITVSAEFMDDGVEVGDSNENSEESNIKEDEPSSGTIKYKTPQPTGEVYFTETFDSGKLAGWVLSKAKKDDMDSEISMYDGRWEIEELKEDQVPGDRGLVLKSKAKHHAISAVLTKPFVFSDKPLIVQYEVNFQDGIDCGGAYIKLLADTDDLILENFYDKTSYTIMFGPDKCGEDYKLHLIFRHKHPKTGAFEEKHAKPPDVDLKEFFTDRKTHLYTLVMNPDDTFEIFIDQKIVNQGSLLEDVVPPINPPREIDDPSDKKPDEWDDRAKVPDPTAVKPEDWDENEPAQIEDSSAVKPDGWLDDEPKLIPNPSAKKPDDWSDDMDGEWEAPRMPNPACQIGCGEWKPPMIDNPKYKGVWKPPMINNPSYQGIWSPQKIPNPDYFEDDHPFLLTSFSALGLELWSMTPNIYFDNFIICSEKEVADRWAADGWELKIMVANANEPGVLKQLTTAAEERPWLWLMYLVMAGLPIALVTSFCWPRKVKKKYEDMGPKTTDVCKPQTKAALEQGVEEEKAPEKPEDLEEEKKPSDGDIVLVEKVEEVGEPEEKSEGRETIEGQEEMSKLSKSGSEDEMKEADESTGSGDAPVKSLRKRRVRKD comes from the exons ATGGTCAGTATGCGTGTCCAAGGTGTTGGACTATGCTTGAGTCTTCTGTTCATCACTGTCAGTGCAGAGTTTATGGATGATGGTGTTGAAGTGGGAGACTCCAATGAAAATTCAGAAGAGagtaatattaaagaagatgaaCCTTCCTCAGGG ACTATTAAATATAAGACACCTCAGCCTACAGGAGAAGTGTATTTTACAGAAACATTTGATAGTGGAAAGCTGGCTGG GTGGGTCTTATCAAAAGCAAAGAAGGATGATATGGATTCAGAAATTTCCATGTATGATG gaagaTGGGAAATAGAAGAGCTGAAGGAAGACCAGGTACCCGGCGACCGAGGACTGGTTCTGAAGTCTAAAGCCAAGCACCACGCAATCTCTGCCGTCCTCACAAAACCCTTTGTTTTCTCTGATAAACCTTTGATAGTTCA ATATGAAGTCAATTTCCAAGATGGTATTGACTGTGGAGGTGCATACATTAAACTGCTAGCAGACACTGATGATTTGATTCTG GAAAACTTTTATGATAAAACATCTTATACCATCATGTTTGGACCAGATAAATGTGGAGAAGATTATAAACTTCATCTTATCTTCAGACACAAACATCCCAAAACTGGAGCTTTTGAAGAAAAGCATGCCAAACCTCCAGATGTTGATCTGAAAGAGTTCTTCACAGACAGGAAGACTCACCTCTATACCCTTG TGATGAATCCGGATGATACATTTGAAATATTCATTGATCAGAAAATTGTGAACCAAGGGAGCTTGCTAGAGGATGTGGTCCCACCTATCAACCCACCCAGAGAAATTGATGATCCCAGTGATAAGAAGCCAGATGAGTGGGATGACAGAGCCAAAGTCCCCGACCCCACCGCAGTCAAGCCCGAGGACTG GGATGAAAACGAACCTGCCCAAATAGAAGACTCAAGCGCTGTTAAACCTGATGGCTGGCTTGACGATGAACCAAAGCTGATCCCCAACCCTAGTGCCAAGAAGCCTGACGATTG GAGTGATGACATGGATGGAGAATGGGAGGCACCACGTATGCCCAATCCAGCCTGTCAAATTGGATGTGGCGAGTGGAAACCTCCCATGATAGATAACCCAAAATACAAAGGAGTCTGGAAACCGCCAATGATCAATAATCCTAGCTACCAG GGAATCTGGAGTCCTCAGAAGATCCCTAACCCCGATTATTTTGAGGATGACCACCCATTCcttctgacttctttcagtgcTCTGGGCTTAGAGCTTTGGTCCATGACTCCCAACATCTACTTTGATAATTTTATCATCTGTTCAGAAAAGGAGGTGGCAGATCGCTGGGCTGCAGATGGCTGGGAACTGAAGATAATGGTGGCAAATGCTAACGAG CCTGGTGTGCTCAAACAGCTAACCACAGCAGCAGAGGAGCGTCCATGGCTCTGGCTCATGTACCTTGTGATGGCTGGGTTGCCCATAGCATTAGTTACTTCATTTTGTTGGCCAAGAAAAGTAAAG aaaaaATATGAAGACATGGGTCCTAAGACAACTGACGTATGTAAACCGCAGACCAAGGCAGCTCTGGAACAAGGGGTAGAGGAAGAGAAGGCCCCGGAGAAGCCAGAAGatttggaagaggaaaagaagcccAGCGACGGTGACATCGTCCTCGTTGAAAAGG TGGAGGAAGTTGGTGAGCCGGAAGAGAAGAGTGAAGGACGAGAAACCATAGAAGGGCAGGAGGAAATGAGCAAACTGAGTAAATCTGGATCAGAGGACGAG ATGAAAGAAGCTGACGAAAGCACAGGGTCTGGAGACGCACCAGTGAAGTCATTACGCAAGCGGAGGGTACGGAAGGACTGA